In Procambarus clarkii isolate CNS0578487 chromosome 13, FALCON_Pclarkii_2.0, whole genome shotgun sequence, the following are encoded in one genomic region:
- the LOC138364375 gene encoding uncharacterized protein, whose product MWTGHFCQPGLKERDSSVSQVVERDSSVSKVVERDSSVSQVVERDSSVSQVVERDSSVSQVVERDSSVSQVVERDSSVSQVVERDSSVSQVVERDSSVSQVVERDSSVSQVVERDSSVSQVVERDSSVSQVVERDSSVSQVVERDSSVSQVVERDSSVSQVVERDSSVSQVVERDSSVSQVVERDSSVSQVVERDSSVSQVVERDSSVSQVVERDSSVSQVVERDSSVSQVVERDSSVSQVVERDSSVSQVVERDSSVSQVVERDSSVSQVVERDSSVSQVVERDSSVSQVVERDSSVSQVVERDSSVSQVVERDSSVSQVVERDSSVSQVVERDSSVSQVVERDSSVSQVVERDSSVSQVVERDSSVSQVVERDSSVSQVVERDSSVSQVVERDSSVSQVVERDSSVSQVVERDSSVSQVVERDSSVSQVVERDSSVSQVVERGA is encoded by the coding sequence ATGTGGACTGGGCATTTTTGCCAACCGGGACTGAAGGAACGGGACAGTTCTGTCTCCCAGGTGGTGGAACGGGACAGTTCCGTCTCCAAGGTGGTGGAACGCGACAGTTCCGTCTCCCAGGTGGTGGAACGGGACAGTTCTGTCTCCCAGGTGGTGGAACGGGACAGTTCCGTCTCCCAGGTGGTGGAACGCGACAGTTCCGTCTCCCAGGTGGTGGAACGGGACAGTTCTGTCTCCCAGGTGGTGGAACGGGACAGTTCCGTCTCCCAGGTGGTGGAACGGGACAGTTCCGTCTCCCAGGTGGTGGAACGGGACAGTTCCGTCTCCCAGGTGGTGGAACGGGACAGTTCCGTCTCCCAGGTGGTGGAACGGGACAGTTCCGTCTCCCAGGTGGTGGAACGGGACAGTTCCGTCTCCCAGGTGGTGGAACGGGACAGTTCCGTCTCCCAGGTGGTGGAACGGGACAGTTCCGTCTCCCAGGTGGTGGAACGGGACAGTTCCGTCTCCCAGGTGGTGGAACGGGACAGTTCCGTCTCCCAGGTGGTGGAACGGGACAGTTCCGTCTCCCAGGTGGTGGAACGGGACAGTTCCGTCTCCCAGGTGGTGGAACGGGACAGTTCCGTCTCCCAGGTGGTGGAACGGGACAGTTCCGTCTCCCAGGTGGTGGAACGGGACAGTTCCGTCTCCCAGGTGGTGGAACGGGACAGTTCCGTCTCCCAGGTGGTGGAACGGGACAGTTCCGTCTCCCAGGTGGTGGAACGGGACAGTTCCGTCTCCCAGGTGGTGGAACGGGACAGTTCCGTCTCCCAGGTGGTGGAACGGGACAGTTCCGTCTCCCAGGTGGTGGAACGGGACAGTTCCGTCTCCCAGGTGGTGGAACGGGACAGTTCTGTCTCCCAGGTGGTGGAACGGGACAGTTCCGTCTCCCAGGTGGTGGAACGGGACAGTTCTGTCTCCCAGGTGGTGGAACGGGACAGTTCCGTCTCCCAGGTGGTGGAACGGGACAGTTCTGTCTCCCAGGTGGTGGAACGGGACAGTTCCGTCTCCCAGGTGGTGGAACGGGACAGTTCCGTCTCCCAGGTGGTGGAACGGGACAGTTCCGTCTCCCAGGTGGTGGAACGGGACAGTTCCGTCTCCCAGGTGGTGGAACGGGACAGTTCCGTCTCCCAGGTGGTGGAACGGGACAGTTCTGTCTCCCAGGTGGTGGAACGGGACAGTTCCGTCTCCCAGGTGGTGGAACGGGACAGTTCCGTCTCCCAGGTGGTGGAACGGGACAGTTCTGTCTCCCAGGTGGTGGAACGGGACAGTTCTGTCTCCCAGGTGGTGGAACGGGGTGCATAA